One Brassica napus cultivar Da-Ae chromosome A1, Da-Ae, whole genome shotgun sequence genomic region harbors:
- the LOC106399296 gene encoding tetraspanin-20, protein MRHNCCHLSFASVLKILNFLQAFIGISIIIYSIWMLDQYNRHVPVDPPPSQPPTASSPDSPYLFSTSRNQINSVSDSFQKPIGLVLGDSGLNLRSLDLPAPWFIYCFMAIGILVCIVTIIGFIAAEAINGCCLCFYSILKTLVIILEAALVGFIAIDRHWEKDLPYDPTGELTSLRAFIEANIDICKWVGVGVVAVQLLSLLLAMVLRAMVSPRQSDLDDEDDYENPINRARENLLAPQANQTSSGSSNIDNWRSRIREKYGLNNGQNQSPSV, encoded by the exons ATGCGACACAACTGCTGCCATCTCTCCTTCGCTTCGGTCCTCAAGATCCTCAATTTCCTCCAAGCCTTCATCGGCATCTCCATCATCATCTACTCCATATGGATGCTCGATCAATACAATCGCCACGTCCCCGTCGACCCTCCTCCTTCTCAGCCTCCCACGGCTTCTTCTCCCGACTCTCCTTATCTCTTCTCTACCTCACGAAACCAGATCAACAGCGTCTCTGACTCGTTTCAGAAACCCATCGGTCTCGTTCTCGGAGATTCGGGTCTCAACCTCCGCTCACTAGATCTTCCTGCTCCATG GTTCATATACTGTTTCATGGCGATTGGGATCTTGGTCTGCATTGTCACAATCATCGGTTTCATTGCAGCTGAAGCTATCAATGGCTGCTGCTTGTGTTTC TATTCAATCCTCAAAACTCTTGTCATCATACTTGAAGCAGCTCTCGTTGGATTCATAGCTATTGATCGTCACTGGGAGAAG GATCTTCCGTATGATCCAACTGGAGAACTCACTAGCCTTCGAGCTTTCATTGAGGCAAACATCGATATTTGCAAATGGGTTGGGGTTGGTGTTGTAGCTGTCCAG TTACTGTCGTTGCTACTGGCTATGGTTCTGAGAGCTATGGTTTCTCCTAGACAATCAGACCTTGACGATGAAGATGATTACGAGAATCCGATTAATAGAGCACGTGAGAACCTTCTTGCTCCACAGGCTAACCAGACATCTTCTGGATCAAGCAATATTGACAATTGGAGGTCTCGCATCAGAgagaag TACGGATTGAACAACGGTCAGAACCAGAGTCCATCAGTTTAA
- the LOC106399387 gene encoding uncharacterized protein LOC106399387 isoform X1, with amino-acid sequence MNELRGRKVQKIESPVPGCLGRMVNLFDLGTAVNGNKMLTDKPHRDGSSLSRSRSDVSRMPSPSYKGHSEPDLIMSDLRRTASSKASGTPMKKLIAREMSREVEPKQSPTNVVAKLMGLETLPQTATQRSKSRGYSHSSMDDEVQKYQELSREYKDVYETWQSPQKVSSSRDSSPRKGRYDESATEKLVRQKFAEAKRLVTDDSLHQSKEFQEALEVLSSHKDLFVKLLQESNSFSQQSVPTHQSEAKRITVLRPSKAVETERFVVQGRKNKQVKKVASSSSGWGNRGTEERSVQQPTRIVVLKPSLGKTLDTKGVSSSPSTPRGVSSEGYFDDVNQSKEVAKEIMQQVRENLMCHRRNETQCSSVLSNGYIGDDSSFNKSDNEDPVGNLSDSEIMSPWDCANRFESPFSPSSFSRASFSPESSVCREAKKRLSERWALMSVTRGSTQPHKHVPRSSSTLGEMLALSETKVTTGSYEDSDEIVPETRVSTSCITTHLNQVEMDGDSLNILARSKSVSDASKAQLPQELTDTGSLKSSWKVSNLFSFKNKKASKEKRDATPSSVTLPSEDCFPPDALQQQSIIPGEEELATPRPLEAGSTSEKQDELSPVSVLFPPFEEDPECSTSSKLGEELSLKSNLIDKSPPIGSIARILSWDDDSKPAMGGVQEDEDWFLFIETILTAAGFSKGCTVSHDTVMPNSPLDPSLREKYTNLDNNNNIKEFVNEGKRRQHRSTRKLIFDCINSIISETTTTRMGNDYSPPLDLVEHVWSQVKVWLSDEYVEDMDANSVAAESLVKEEIVGRRWMNSFQGEVDDLGIGIESALLRELIEEAVLDLTE; translated from the exons ATGAATGAGCTCCGAGGCAGAAAGGTTCAGAAGATTGAAAGTCCGGTTCCTGGGTGCTTAGGGAGGATGGTTAACCTATTTGATCTAGGTACAGCTGTTAATGGGAACAAGATGCTTACAGATAAACCTCATCGTGATG GATCCTCTCTGTCAAGGAGCCGATCTGATGTCTCTCGAATGCCAAGCCCCTCCTATAAAGGCCACTCAGAACCTGACTTG ATTATGTCTGATTTAAGGAGAACTGCTTCTAGCAAAGCAAGTGGTACACCGATGAAGAAGCTCATTGCTCGAGAAATGTCAAGAGAGGTCGAACCTAAACAGAGCCCTACAAATGTGGTTGCGAAGTTGATGGGCTTGGAGACACTTCCCCAGACCGCTACACAGCGAAGCAAATCCAGAGGCTATTCACACTCTTCTATGGATGATGAGGTTCAAAAGTATCAGGAGCTCAGCAGAGAATATAAAGATGTGTATGAAACGTGGCAGTCGCCTCAGAAGGTGAGCTCTTCAAGGGATAGCTCGCCTAGAAAAGGAAGATATGATGAAAGCGCGACCGAGAAACTCGTTCGTCAGAAGTTTGCAGAAGCGAAACGTCTTGTTACTGATGATAGTCTTCACCAATCCAAAGAGTTCCAAGAGGCACTTGAAGTTTTGAGCTCCCACAAGGATTTGTTTGTTAAGTTACTCCAGGAATCAaattctttctctcagcaaaGTGTTCCTACTCATCAGTCAGAGGCGAAAAGGATCACAGTGTTGAGACCTTCAAAGGCTGTTGAGACTGAGAGATTTGTGGTTCAAGGAAGGAAGAACAAGCAGGTTAAGAAAGTGGCTTCTTCATCAAGTGGATGGGGAAACCGAGGAACCGAGGAAAGAAGTGTACAACAACCAACACGTATTGTTGTCTTGAAGCCTAGTCTAGGGAAGACTCTAGATACGAAAGGTGTTTCATCATCCCCATCCACTCCGAGAGGTGTATCCAGTGAAGGTTATTTTGATGATGTTAATCAGTCTAAAGAAGTGGCAAAGGAGATAATGCAACAAGTGCGTGAGAATCTGATGTGTCACCGTAGGAATGAGACTCAGTGCTCATCTGTCTTGTCCAATGGTTATATTGGTGATGACAGCTCCTTTAACAAATCTGATAACGAAGATCCGGTGGGTAACCTTAGTGATTCTGAGATCATGTCACCATGGGACTGTGCTAACAGGTTTGAAAGTCCTTTCTCTCCTTCCTCTTTCAGCCGAGCCTCGTTCTCTCCGGAGTCATCTGTCTGCAGAGAGGCTAAGAAGCGACTTTCTGAGAGATGGGCGTTGATGTCAGTAACCAGAGGCAGCACTCAGCCGCATAAACACGTGCCGAGAAGCTCCAGCACCTTAGGGGAAATGCTTGCACTCTCAGAGACCAAAGTGACTACTGGATCCTACGAAGATAGTGATGAGATAGTACCTGAGACAAGGGTGTCAACATCGTGTATAACCACTCATCTGAATCAAGTGGAAATGGATGGTGATTCTCTGAATATCCTTGCAAGGTCAAAATCAGTCTCTGACGCTTCCAAAGCACAGCTTCCTCAAGAGCTCACTGATACGGGAAGCTTGAAATCGTCATGGAAAGTTTCTAATTTGTTCTCGTTCAAGAATAAGAAAGCAAGCAAGGAGAAGAGAGATGCAACGCCTTCTTCAGTGACTCTTCCCAGCGAAGATTGTTTCCCTCCTGATGCATTACAACAGCAAAGTATAATCCCAGGAGAG GAGGAACTGGCTACACCAAGGCCCCTAGAAGCTGGGAGTACAAGTGAGAAACAGGACGAGCTAAGTCCAGTTTCGGTTTTGTTTCCTCCATTTGAAGAGGATCCAGAATGTTCCACGTCAAGCAAGCTAG GAGAGGAGTTGTCTCTTAAATCTAATCTAATTGACAAGTCACCACCAATCGGGTCAATTGCTCGGATCCTCTCATGGGATGATGACTCTAAACCCGCAATGGGAGGAGTCCAAGAGGATGAAGACTGGTTCTTATTCATAGAAACAATATTGACAGCTGCTGGTTTCAGCAAGGGTTGCACCGTCTCTCATGACACGGTTATGCCAAACAGTCCATTAGACCCTTCACTCAGAGAGAAATACACCAACCtagataacaacaacaacatcaagGAGTTCGTTAACGAAGGAAAACGCAGACAACACAGGTCAACTCGTAAGCTCATTTTCGACTGCATTAACTCCATCATTTCAGAAACAACGACTACGCGCATGGGCAATGATTATTCTCCGCCTTTAGACTTGGTGGAGCATGTCTGGTCTCAGGTCAAGGTCTGGCTTTCAGATGAGTATGTAGAGGACATGGACGCGAACAGCGTGGCTGCAGAGAGTCTAGTGAAGGAGGAGATTGTTGGGAGGAGATGGATGAATAGCTTTCAAGGTGAAGTAGACGACCTTGGGATTGGTATTGAAAGTGCATTGTTGCGAGAGCTTATAGAGGAAGCCGTTCTCGATCTTACAGAATGA
- the LOC106399387 gene encoding uncharacterized protein LOC106399387 isoform X2: MPSPSYKGHSEPDLIMSDLRRTASSKASGTPMKKLIAREMSREVEPKQSPTNVVAKLMGLETLPQTATQRSKSRGYSHSSMDDEVQKYQELSREYKDVYETWQSPQKVSSSRDSSPRKGRYDESATEKLVRQKFAEAKRLVTDDSLHQSKEFQEALEVLSSHKDLFVKLLQESNSFSQQSVPTHQSEAKRITVLRPSKAVETERFVVQGRKNKQVKKVASSSSGWGNRGTEERSVQQPTRIVVLKPSLGKTLDTKGVSSSPSTPRGVSSEGYFDDVNQSKEVAKEIMQQVRENLMCHRRNETQCSSVLSNGYIGDDSSFNKSDNEDPVGNLSDSEIMSPWDCANRFESPFSPSSFSRASFSPESSVCREAKKRLSERWALMSVTRGSTQPHKHVPRSSSTLGEMLALSETKVTTGSYEDSDEIVPETRVSTSCITTHLNQVEMDGDSLNILARSKSVSDASKAQLPQELTDTGSLKSSWKVSNLFSFKNKKASKEKRDATPSSVTLPSEDCFPPDALQQQSIIPGEEELATPRPLEAGSTSEKQDELSPVSVLFPPFEEDPECSTSSKLGEELSLKSNLIDKSPPIGSIARILSWDDDSKPAMGGVQEDEDWFLFIETILTAAGFSKGCTVSHDTVMPNSPLDPSLREKYTNLDNNNNIKEFVNEGKRRQHRSTRKLIFDCINSIISETTTTRMGNDYSPPLDLVEHVWSQVKVWLSDEYVEDMDANSVAAESLVKEEIVGRRWMNSFQGEVDDLGIGIESALLRELIEEAVLDLTE, from the exons ATGCCAAGCCCCTCCTATAAAGGCCACTCAGAACCTGACTTG ATTATGTCTGATTTAAGGAGAACTGCTTCTAGCAAAGCAAGTGGTACACCGATGAAGAAGCTCATTGCTCGAGAAATGTCAAGAGAGGTCGAACCTAAACAGAGCCCTACAAATGTGGTTGCGAAGTTGATGGGCTTGGAGACACTTCCCCAGACCGCTACACAGCGAAGCAAATCCAGAGGCTATTCACACTCTTCTATGGATGATGAGGTTCAAAAGTATCAGGAGCTCAGCAGAGAATATAAAGATGTGTATGAAACGTGGCAGTCGCCTCAGAAGGTGAGCTCTTCAAGGGATAGCTCGCCTAGAAAAGGAAGATATGATGAAAGCGCGACCGAGAAACTCGTTCGTCAGAAGTTTGCAGAAGCGAAACGTCTTGTTACTGATGATAGTCTTCACCAATCCAAAGAGTTCCAAGAGGCACTTGAAGTTTTGAGCTCCCACAAGGATTTGTTTGTTAAGTTACTCCAGGAATCAaattctttctctcagcaaaGTGTTCCTACTCATCAGTCAGAGGCGAAAAGGATCACAGTGTTGAGACCTTCAAAGGCTGTTGAGACTGAGAGATTTGTGGTTCAAGGAAGGAAGAACAAGCAGGTTAAGAAAGTGGCTTCTTCATCAAGTGGATGGGGAAACCGAGGAACCGAGGAAAGAAGTGTACAACAACCAACACGTATTGTTGTCTTGAAGCCTAGTCTAGGGAAGACTCTAGATACGAAAGGTGTTTCATCATCCCCATCCACTCCGAGAGGTGTATCCAGTGAAGGTTATTTTGATGATGTTAATCAGTCTAAAGAAGTGGCAAAGGAGATAATGCAACAAGTGCGTGAGAATCTGATGTGTCACCGTAGGAATGAGACTCAGTGCTCATCTGTCTTGTCCAATGGTTATATTGGTGATGACAGCTCCTTTAACAAATCTGATAACGAAGATCCGGTGGGTAACCTTAGTGATTCTGAGATCATGTCACCATGGGACTGTGCTAACAGGTTTGAAAGTCCTTTCTCTCCTTCCTCTTTCAGCCGAGCCTCGTTCTCTCCGGAGTCATCTGTCTGCAGAGAGGCTAAGAAGCGACTTTCTGAGAGATGGGCGTTGATGTCAGTAACCAGAGGCAGCACTCAGCCGCATAAACACGTGCCGAGAAGCTCCAGCACCTTAGGGGAAATGCTTGCACTCTCAGAGACCAAAGTGACTACTGGATCCTACGAAGATAGTGATGAGATAGTACCTGAGACAAGGGTGTCAACATCGTGTATAACCACTCATCTGAATCAAGTGGAAATGGATGGTGATTCTCTGAATATCCTTGCAAGGTCAAAATCAGTCTCTGACGCTTCCAAAGCACAGCTTCCTCAAGAGCTCACTGATACGGGAAGCTTGAAATCGTCATGGAAAGTTTCTAATTTGTTCTCGTTCAAGAATAAGAAAGCAAGCAAGGAGAAGAGAGATGCAACGCCTTCTTCAGTGACTCTTCCCAGCGAAGATTGTTTCCCTCCTGATGCATTACAACAGCAAAGTATAATCCCAGGAGAG GAGGAACTGGCTACACCAAGGCCCCTAGAAGCTGGGAGTACAAGTGAGAAACAGGACGAGCTAAGTCCAGTTTCGGTTTTGTTTCCTCCATTTGAAGAGGATCCAGAATGTTCCACGTCAAGCAAGCTAG GAGAGGAGTTGTCTCTTAAATCTAATCTAATTGACAAGTCACCACCAATCGGGTCAATTGCTCGGATCCTCTCATGGGATGATGACTCTAAACCCGCAATGGGAGGAGTCCAAGAGGATGAAGACTGGTTCTTATTCATAGAAACAATATTGACAGCTGCTGGTTTCAGCAAGGGTTGCACCGTCTCTCATGACACGGTTATGCCAAACAGTCCATTAGACCCTTCACTCAGAGAGAAATACACCAACCtagataacaacaacaacatcaagGAGTTCGTTAACGAAGGAAAACGCAGACAACACAGGTCAACTCGTAAGCTCATTTTCGACTGCATTAACTCCATCATTTCAGAAACAACGACTACGCGCATGGGCAATGATTATTCTCCGCCTTTAGACTTGGTGGAGCATGTCTGGTCTCAGGTCAAGGTCTGGCTTTCAGATGAGTATGTAGAGGACATGGACGCGAACAGCGTGGCTGCAGAGAGTCTAGTGAAGGAGGAGATTGTTGGGAGGAGATGGATGAATAGCTTTCAAGGTGAAGTAGACGACCTTGGGATTGGTATTGAAAGTGCATTGTTGCGAGAGCTTATAGAGGAAGCCGTTCTCGATCTTACAGAATGA